A portion of the Nitrospirota bacterium genome contains these proteins:
- a CDS encoding class I SAM-dependent methyltransferase has translation MDPLGKKELLNFYNRHLKDFGDLPQAVRWTPEGQKKRYDKIFSIAGDLSGKHILDFGCGKGDFFGFLKEKSIAVNYCGIDINKNLITLAKKKFPDAEFIAMDIEEEEFYRKFDIIFACGVFNLRIAGIETTMKNILIKLFNLCNEAIHINFLSYYVPRRNVEMFYVKPEEILSFAITELSRIVQLRHSKEDIYLSIYKES, from the coding sequence TTGGATCCGCTTGGTAAAAAGGAACTTTTAAATTTCTACAACAGGCATCTTAAAGATTTTGGTGATTTACCTCAAGCAGTCAGGTGGACTCCTGAAGGGCAGAAAAAGAGATATGATAAAATTTTTTCTATAGCAGGAGATCTTTCAGGAAAGCATATACTTGATTTTGGTTGTGGAAAGGGAGATTTTTTTGGATTTTTAAAAGAAAAAAGTATTGCTGTAAATTATTGTGGCATAGATATTAATAAAAATCTTATAACGTTAGCAAAAAAGAAGTTTCCTGATGCTGAGTTTATTGCTATGGATATAGAAGAAGAGGAATTTTACAGGAAGTTCGATATCATTTTCGCTTGTGGCGTATTTAACCTCAGAATTGCAGGAATCGAAACTACAATGAAAAATATTTTAATAAAACTATTCAATCTTTGCAACGAAGCCATACATATAAATTTTCTTAGTTATTATGTACCTCGCCGAAATGTTGAAATGTTTTATGTGAAACCCGAAGAGATTCTCTCTTTTGCGATCACCGAACTTTCAAGGATTGTTCAACTCAGGCATAGTAAAGAGGACATCTATCTGTCGATATACAAAGAAAGCTGA
- a CDS encoding cytochrome b/b6 domain-containing protein has translation MKKIYLHPLPIRIWHWINALGFIILIITGAQIRFGNVLNLFSFETAVKIHSWLGFILLANYFIWLIYYLLTLKIKIYIPPLHRPIEFAKKAIRQAKFYGFGIMVGDQNPHHSTPDNKFNPMQQVSYLMIMALLIPVQIITGLFLWDPKFFSPAVNLIGGIQIADMIHVLLFIFFSAFIIVHFYLATLGHTPMAHIIAMFTGYEEEHEEHGHGHAEEHAHAEEHGHSS, from the coding sequence ACTGGGTTTCATTATTCTGATTATCACAGGAGCCCAGATTAGATTTGGCAATGTTCTTAATCTGTTCTCGTTCGAAACAGCGGTAAAAATCCATAGCTGGCTTGGCTTTATTCTTCTGGCAAATTACTTCATCTGGCTTATCTATTACCTCCTTACATTAAAAATTAAAATCTATATACCACCTCTTCACCGTCCAATAGAGTTTGCTAAAAAGGCCATAAGGCAGGCAAAGTTTTACGGCTTCGGCATAATGGTTGGCGATCAGAATCCACATCATTCAACACCTGACAATAAATTCAATCCCATGCAGCAGGTTTCATATTTAATGATAATGGCCCTGTTAATTCCTGTTCAGATCATCACAGGTCTTTTCCTCTGGGATCCAAAATTCTTTTCTCCTGCTGTAAACCTGATAGGAGGAATTCAGATCGCTGACATGATCCATGTCCTTCTGTTTATATTCTTCAGTGCATTCATAATAGTTCATTTCTATCTCGCTACCCTTGGACATACTCCAATGGCACATATCATCGCAATGTTTACAGGATATGAAGAAGAACACGAGGAACATGGGCACGGACATGCTGAAGAACATGCTCATGCTGAAGAACATGGTCACAGCAGCTAA